AAGCCCAAGTTATTGAATTTGAAAACTTAGCTGAATTAGAAAATGCTGCTGACAATGCTGCCAAAGGCAAAATCGTGTTTATAAACTACCATATGGATCGCGACCGAGATGGCAATGGTTACGGGCCAGCGGTCAAAGCACGTAGTCGTGGTGCTGTAGTTGCTGCACAAAAAGGTGCTGTGGGTTATGTGATGCGTTCAGTCAGTACGGCAACTCATCGTTTTGCTCATACTGGTGGTAGCCATTATAAAGAAGGCGTAACTAAAATTGTTTCTTCAGCTATTTCAAATGCAGATGCTGATCAATTACATCGCTTAGTTGCTTTAGGAAAACCCGTTACCATCAATATTAATGTGCAAGCAAAATCAATGGGTGAGGGGACTTCATACAATGTTATTGGTGAATTTACGGGTAGTGAATTTCCTAAAGAACATGTACTGATTGGTGGCCATTTAGATTCTTGGGATCTTGGTACTGGTGCATTAGATGATGGCGCAGGTATTGCTATAACAATGGCTGCGGCAAAATTTGCCACGTTAAAAGGCCAACCTAAACGTAGTATTCGTGTGGTATTATTTGCCGCAGAAGAATTTGGTTTATGGGGCGCTAAAGCTTATGCAAAAGCAAATGAAAAAACGCTTTCAAATATTGTAGCGGCGGCAGAATCTGATTTTGGCGCAGACAAAATTTGGGCATTTGAATCCAATGTTCATGCGAGTTCATTACCTTTGGTTAAAGAAATTGCTGCTATGCTTAAACCGTTGAATGTTGAGTATATTGCTAACAATGCGGCGCGTAACGGACCAGATCTTATTCCACTTAGACCGTTTAAGGTTCCTGCGTTTGCTTTGTCACAAGACGGTACCGATTATTTTGATTATCACCACACTGCAGATGATACATTAGATAAAGTTGATCCTATAAAGTTACGCCACAATGTTGCAAGCTATGCAATATTCGCCTACATGGCAGCTAATGCCAAAACGCGGATTATTGGTAAATAACAATAATACCAATTCCATTAAATTTATTCCCACCTCAGAGCTATGTCAGAAGAGTTATAACAAATAAAATTTGTGCCGGTATAGTCATTCTATATCTCACAAATTTGTGCAGTTATTGCTTTTCTGAAAAGCTCCCAAGGGCGAGTTTAAAAGGCTTACATACGGTGTTATTGATTTTGACAAGGGAATAACCATTCTTTTCAATCAATGCCTTGTCTCTAAGCCTTTTAATTCTCGCTGAGGGGAAATAACTTAATGGACTTGGTATAAGGTAAATACAAAGCATTCTAGTATGAATGCTTAAGTTACTTGAAAAAGCACTGGGCTATTACTCGGTGCTTTTTTATTTGCGTAATATAACGGTAAACTATCGAACTTGTTTTTAAGCCATGTTAACTTATATACCCGCTCCACTTGAAGATGCATCTTCAAGTGGAGCGGGTATAACTAAAAGCGTGTACTTCGAGGAATTTTCATTGGTTGTAGGTTATAAAATTAGTTCACAAATTAACGATATGGATTTATCCGTTATTCATAGTTACTTGTCTCAGTCTTACTGGGCCAAGAATATTCCAATAAATACCCTGGAAACCGCCATTCATAATTCTTTATGTTTTGGTGTTTTTACTGAGGATGGCAATCAAGTTGCTTTTGCTCGTATGATTACTGATACCGCGACATTTGCCTATTTAGCTGACGTTTTTGTACTTGAAGAACATCGGGGTAAAGGGATAAGTAAATGGTTAATGCAAAATATTATAGAACATCCAAAATTACAAGGTATTCGCCGAATGGCACTTGCTACGAGTGATGCCCATGGTTTATATCAGCAATTTGGCTTTACCTCACTTAGCTCTCCGGCGTCTTTTATGGAATTGCATCAACCCGATGTTTATAGCCGTTCTAGTTAAGTGTAAAGTTTATGGATTAATTGGAATGGATACTTAAAAATGCATTCCAAAAAATATTTTTGTCTATTTAACCTGACATTAAAGGTATAACTTGTCACGTGAGTAGGGTTTCACTTCATTTTATCTGTTATTCTACTCGCTTTTAAATCCCCGCTTAGGTTTTACTATTATATGAATCGTACACTTCTACCGACACTCGTTGGTGTTTTAACTAGTTTATTTGTCATTTGGTCGCTGCATACCTTTTTAGTGGTTGATGATTGCCTAGATCACGGCGGCTCTTTTGATTATTCCTCCGCTAAATGCCTACTTGAAGGTGGTGACGTTTATACCTCTAATTTAGAAACCTTTGCGCTTGTACTATATTTTGTTGTTGGTTTTGGTGTTTCGTTTTTAGTGTCTACGCTCATCAGAAAATTACTGAAGAATAAAGATTAGTAAACATATAGGGCTACTCTGTAAACTAACCTGAACTCTGGATAAGCAGCACTTGCTCAACATTCCTCTTCATCCAATTCTCAGCGTTAAAACGTCGATGAATAGCCAGCTATTCATAAACGTTTTGCCTTGATAATTGAATAAAATGAAACATTGATAAAGCTTATAACTACTTTAATTGTATTACTTTTTATACGTAACAATCTAAGTTGTTGATTTTACTTAAACATCAAGCACTCATTATCCAGAGTTCAGGTTAACTGAATAAAGACTCGCGAGTAAATAGTCTTTAAGAAGTAATACAGTAGTCACTAAGCTTTCTATAAACGACTGATTTTGTGGTCTTCAATAATAACATTTACGTTATTTACTGGCCCGAAACTCATGTTGAAACTTCATACAAGATATAATCTTCAAGCAAATAACATATTCAGATAAATCTAGACAATATTTTACAAAATATAAATGAGGGTAATCAGGTCTATTAAGCTAGACACATTTACTTATTTCTGGAATTTCCTTTGCTACGAAGTTTTGCAATTCAAGCTATTATCTTTTTAGTTGCCTTTCAACTGCTTTCTTTTTTACGAGAAACCAGTATGTTAGCAACCGATACGCCACTGACAGAAGTCGTTACCGCGACGCAGGGTTTAGACATAGATAAAGTCCCAACACTAATGGGTGATACGGTCTCATTAAACTCTCAAGGTAAAACTACAATATTGTACTTTTTTGCACCTTGGTGTCAGGTTTGTCATGCCAGTATCGGTAATTTACAAGCCTTATTTCAAAAAAATGAAAATATTGATGTAGTTGCCATAGCAATGGACTATACCGGTACGAAAGAAGTCATGGGTTTTACCAGCCAACATCAGTTAACCTTTCCTATTGCCTTGGGTAATGAAGCGATTAAGCATGCTTTTGAAATCAGTGGATATCCCAGTTATTACGTTTTAAATGAAGAAAATGTGATTATTGGTAAATCTATGGGATATTCTTCAGAGTTAGGGCTATATTTACGATCATTATAAAAAATATTTAATTAGATCTGTATAGTGATCTTCAAATTGTTTGTGTACACTGTCTTATTCAATTAGTCATTGGTTTTATACCAAACAATCTAAGAAATAATTATTATGCAAATTACTGACAATTTTGACAGCGGTAACATTCGCGTTATTGACGCATCTGATGCAAGCAATATTCAACTAGAAATAAAAAAAGACAATCAGTCTGATTTTTATCAATGGTTTCACTTTAAGTTGCAAACTGACCTAAGTGCTAATGGCGATCGTCTAGAGCACGTAATGCATTTAAATAATGCAGGTAAAGCGGCTTATGTTGAAGGTTGGGAAGATTACCAAGCAGTTGCTTCTTATGATCGTGAACATTGGTTCCGTGTACCTACCCAATACGATGGTGAAAAACTTACTATCACGTTAACACCTGAATATGACTCAGTATATTTTGCCTACTTTGCACCTTATAGCTATGAACGTCATCAAGACTTGATTCATAACGCGCAAATGCACCTTGATTGTCAATTACAAGTATTAGGTCAAACACTTGATGGCCGTGATATGACGTTGCTTAAAATCGGTGAAGAAGGCGAAGGTAAACGTAAAGTTTGGATCACTGCTCGCCAACATCCAGGTGAAACAATGGCAGAATGGTTTGTTGAAGGAATGTTAGACCGTTTACTTGATGAAGATGATGGCGTTGCCCGTGCTTTATTAAACAAAACAGTATTCTATATTGTTCCTAATATGAACCCAGATGGTAGTGCTCGTGGACATTTACGTACTAATGCTGTTGGCGCAAACTTAAATCGTGAGTGGTTAGAGCCTACGATGGAACGAAGCCCTGAAGTGTTTCTTGTTCGCGAAAAGATGCTAGCAACGGGTGTTGATATGTTCCTAGATGTTCATGGCGATGAAGCTTTACCAGTAAACTTTGTTGCCGGTTGTGAAGGTGTTGTTGCTTACGATGCTCGTCATAAAGCACTTGAAGATAAGTTTAAAGAAATAATGATCGCTATCACGCCTGAATTCCAAGATGATCGTGGTTATGACAAAGACGAGCCTGGTAAAGCAAATACTACTGTTGGTACTAACTGGGTTGGTAACCAATTCAAATGTTTAGCTTACACCATCGAAATGCCGTTCAAAGATAATGACTTACTTCCAGATTATAGTGTGGGTTGGTCTGATGAGCGTAGTAGCTTATTAGGCAGAGACTTCTTAACAGGTGTTTATCACATGGTAGATGATTTACGCTAGTTATTGAGCTTATAACTGTATAGGCCAATTAATATATTAAAAGCACTGATTTCCTTTGGTTAACTTTGTGCTTTTTCATTACTAATGAAGCTTGTACAGTTTTAAGCTAAACGCGAGTTAAAATAAAAAAACAATAAGAATAATAACAATCAACAGGAGTTAACTGTGCAAGAATTAGTCAATAGTATTAACGGTGTCATTTGGAGCCCAGCGCTTATTTACTTGTGTTTAGGAACGGGTTTATTTTTCACCATCCTAACGCGCTTCGTTCAATTACGTCACTTTAGAGAAATGTTTCGCTTATTACTTTCGGGTAAAAGTTCAGATCAAGGTATTTCATCTTTTCAAGCATTAGCTGTTTCGTTATCAGGTCGTGTAGGTACTGGTAATATTGCCGGTGTTGCTGCGGCAATCGGTTTTGGTGGTCCTGGTGCAGTTTTTTGGATGTGGATCGTAGCCTTTTTTGGCGCCGCAACCGCTTATATAGAATCAACCAACGCGCAAATATATAAAGAAGAAGAAGACGGTGTTTACCGTGGTGGCCCAGCTTACTACATTGAAAAAGCCATGGGACAGAAATGGTATGCCTGGATATTCGCTATTTCTACGATAGTAGCTTGTGGTGTGCTATTACCAGTAGTTCAGTCTAATGGTATTGGTGATGCATTGGTTAATGTTTTTGGTAACGGTGGTACAGTACCTTCATTTTTAGGTGATCTACCCTTAACTAAAGTCTATGCAGCAACGCTTATTGTTTTAATCTTAGGTTTCATCATCTTTGGTGGCGTAAAGCGTATCGCTAACTTCACTCAAATTGTTGTTCCTTTTATGGCGTTGGCTTATATCATTATTGCTTGCGTTATTATTGCTTTGCACATCGATATTTTACCTGATATTTTCATGTCAATCATCACTGATGCCTTTACGCCTATGGCTGGTTTTGGTGCTGCAATTGGTTGGGGTGTTAAACGTGGTGTTTATTCAAACGAAGCGGGTCAGGGTACAGGACCTCATGCAGCAGCTGCTGCAGAAGTTGAACATCCGGCACAGCAAGGTTTAGTTCAAGCATTCTCTGTTTATATTGATACCTTATTTGTTTGTTCAGCTACCGCGTTTATGATTTTAATTACTAAGTCTTACAATGTAATGCCTGAAGGAAGCAGTGTTTTCTTAGTGCAAAATCTTGCAGCAGATGTTGTGATCAGTGGTCCTGCATTTACGCAGATTGCAGTTGACAGTGTGCTAACAGGTTTTGGTAAACCGTTTATCGCTATTGCGTTATTCTTCTTTGCCTTTACTACGGTACTTGCTTACTACTTTATTGCAGAAAATAATGTTTCTTATATCAACCGAACCATTAAAGTTCCGGCATTACGATTTGTTTTAAAATTAGTTATGATGGCTGCAGTATTTTATGGAACAGTAGCACAACCAAGTGCAGCTTGGGGTATGGGCGATATTGGTGTTGGTTTGATGGCATGGCTTAATATTATCGGCATTATCATTATCTTCTTTATGGCAAAACCTGCAATAAAGGCATTAAAAGATTATGAAGCGCAACAAAAAGCAGGCGTAACAAAATTTACTTTTGACCCTAAGTCGTTAGGCATTGAAAATGCAGATTTCTGGGAAGAACGTTTTGCTAAGGAAAACCCTGAAGCAAACAAAGAAGCGAATAAAGACAATGCAAGTTAGTTAACGCATTGATTTGAAAAAAGCCGTTCATAATGAACGGCTTTTTTATTGGTTTTTTTTAAGGAAAAAGCTCACAAATACCAAGACATTTGTTACTAGTAATACTCTTGGTGTTTATTAGCTACTAGTATTAATAGACTAGGAACAGCTTGAGTAGCTTGATACTTGATTACGATATTCAAGGGGAGAAAGTTGGGTATGCTTTTTAAAAGCACGGGCAAATGTACTGGGTGAGCTGTAACCTAGTTGATAGGTGATTTCGGTGACTGAAACCCTCTTATTCGCTAGTTTTTCTTTAGCTAACATTAGGCGAACAGAGGTTAGCAAGGCTAAAAAAGATTGTTTTTCAACACTCAGTTTTCTTTGCAACGTCCGTTTACTCATATGTAGTTTATAGGCAATGACTTCTTCTGTTGGGCATCCTAAAGGTAATAAATCATTAATCATTTTAATAACTTTACTACTTGTTTCGCCATTATCCATTGAATCTAGGTGTTTATTAATAACCACTTCGTTCATTTCAACTAACTCTACATCATGTGTAGGTAGTGTCTCAGTGAGTAACGCTTTAGAAAAGGCGATGCCATTTACTGCTTGATTGCCATATACAGGGCATTGGAAATACTCTTCATAGACTTTGTTGTTTTCTTCGATAGCAAAAGTAAAATATACCCCAGTAGCGGGTATATTTTTACCTGCGGCTAATCGGAACATTTTTAAGAAAAACCCTATACCCAGTTCAATAGCGCAGGGGTGGACCTTAATTGTATTACTGGAAGTTAATCGACGCTGATATTGAATTAATGTTTCTTCACCATCTATGCCATCACGCTCTGTTAATTCAATCTGCATTTCGGTATTAATCAACTGACTACTGGCAATATAACGTTTTAATCCCTCTTCTAAATTCTCACTGGCAAGCCATGCCAACCCAATGCTTTTCAAGTAAACCGGTTGGAATAAAGAGGCTGCAACTAAACCAAGTTCATTATTATGGGTTGCTTCTACTGCCAGTTTCCATAACGTTGCCATGTTCTCCATAGGCACTCGAGTTTGAGCATCACTCGTAATATCAATGTTAGCCGCTGAGAAAATTGCCTCAGGAGCTACATCATAAATAGACAGTACTTGGCCGATGAGGCGAGGAATAGTGGACAGTGTCGTTTGGCTCATATGTTCTCTATGGGGTTACTCTCAGAGAGCAACACTAGGTCGTTGAAAATGTAGAAATTAATCTATTGTCCTATTTGGCACATTAAATGGCACAAGATGTTGAGCTAGATTGAGTAAATTCTAGCATTATATAGCTGTTACCACTGTAAATAATTAATTTATCTAGGCTTGTTATGTTATTAAAAGTACAAAAAAGATTTTCTTCAGTCACCACTATTTCATTGGTTACTTTGTTGCTCAGTGGCTGTATAAATATTACTGACCAACAACATTCAGGATTTCTCAAAAACTATGAAGGGTTTGAAGATGTTTATGACCCAGATTACACCAAAGTTTATCGAAGTGAAAATTTCACCATAGACATGCTTGCTGATTTGAAACGAGTGAAGTTGGTGCCTTTTGAAATGTGGGTTACGCCAAGTGCTGATGCTAAGTTCAGTCCTGAAGAGTTAAATGAATTGTCACAATATTTCCATCAACAAATGAGCGCTCGACTAAGCGCTAATAACTACGAAGTTGTTGAACTTATGGGTCCACGAACTCTCATCATCCAAGGTGCCTTTTCGGGGGTGAAATTTGAGGACCCAGAACTAATGCCTACAGATTTTGTTCCTTTTCGCATGGTAATGAATGCCGGTAATTTAGCTTATTTGGAAATAGTTGATAAGCAAGATGTCACCACAAAAGTCTCTGTTGAAATTGAATTTTTAAAAGGTATTCGCCGAGAGAGAGTACTGGCCGCGATCAGCACTAAATATGTTGATACCACCATCGCTAATTCAGGTGAAGATAATATGACGGTCGTTAAAGAGTTGCTTGATATGTGGGCAGCAAAGTTTGTAGACCGATTAGTTGAGATACGCGCTGACAAGTATGCAGAGGCGTAGTACTAGTCGCACCATTTAGAACAGTAGATACACAATAATTAATCAATCAGGAAATTTATCTGTGATGAGTTTTGACCAATTTATAAAACCGTTAGTTATCGCCATATTGGCAACAACATTGCTAAGTGCTTGTGAAAAAACACCTCAAGTGGAAGCTGAGCCAGAGTTAAGACCAGTAAGAACTTTATTGGTCAAGACTGTTGATGTTAGCCAAGCACTTGAATTCACGGCTGTGGTGGATGCGGTAAACCGAGCTGATTTAGCATTTAAAATATCAGGTAACCTAACGCACTTTGTAGTAAAGCAAGGCGATAAGGTTAACAAAGGTGATGTTATCGCAAAATTGGATGACACAGACTTAAAAATCTATGTAGCAGAAGCGCAAGCGCATTTTGATACCGCTATGGCGGATTTAATTCGAGCTAAAAACTTAGTTAAAACAAACTATATTTCGGCCTCGGAATTTGACCAGATAAGAACCAAGGCGCAGTCAGCCAAAGCACAGTTAGCAAGTGCAAACAACAACTTAGATTATAGTACATTACGCGCTTCATTTAATGGTGTTATAGCTAAGGTTTACAGCAAGAACTATCAAGAAATCAATGCCAAAGAGCCTATTGTTCGACTTCATGATTTAAGTGAAATACAACTGATTGTAAATATCCCTGAAAGCATCATGATTCACTTGAAAAAGAACGCTGCACAAGGTGTAGTTAGTGCCACCTTTAATTCAATTGAAGATCACAGTTTCCCTCTACAGTTCAGTGAAGTAGCCACTCTTGCTGATGAACACAGTAAAACGTATGAAGTGATATTTACCATGAAGGCACTTGATGGTTATGTCATTTTACCGGGGATGACGGCATTAGTTCGCGCACAGGTAGCGTTGGCACAAAGTGAAAATCATGTTTACCCAAGCTTTTATTTACCCAGTCATACTGTACTAAAAGACAGTCAAGGCAATTATGTTTATGTAGTGAATAAACACAAAGTAGGTGTTGGGATTATAGTAAGAAAATCTGTGATTATTGGCAATATTACCTCACAAGGTATTGAGGTGTTTACCAACGTTGCGCCTTCGGTAACGTCGGGCCCAAATGCTGGCATAGTGTCAGGTGACCATGTGATCACTGCTGGAATGAGTAAGGTGTCTGCTGGCAGCTTAGTTAAATTTACTCAAACGAGTGATTTAGCCACAACTTCCAGTAAGAAAAATAGCAGAGACATTCTATGAATATTACCCGTTTGGCAATTACCAACAACAGAACAACGTTCATGTTGTTACTCGTGATTGTTTTTTTCGGCATTAATGCCTTTAAAAATATGCCTAAAGATTATGATCCTGGTTTTATCATTCGTACCGCACAAGTTATTACTCAATTTCCGGGGGCTAGTCCACAGCGAGTAGAAATGCTGGTTACAGACAAATTAGAGCGCGTTATTCAAGAACTGCCTGAATTAGACTTTGTTAAAAGTGAGTCACGTACAGGTATCTCTATTATTAGCGTTAATATTAAAGAAAGTTACCGCGATTTACGTCCTATTTGGGATAACCTACGTCGTAAAATTGAAGCGGCTCAAGTTGAGTTACCCGCAGAAAGCCAGCCGTCAGTGGTTAATGATGAGTTTGGTGATGTTTTTGGTATTGTTATTGGCTTAACTGCAGAAGGTTATGATTACCGTGAATTAAAAGACATCGCCGATCAAACAAGAGATGCCATGCTGCGTTTATCCGAAACGGCAAAAGTACAAGTATTTGGCGAACAGCAAGAACATATCTTCCTTGAATATGATAATGCGCACCTAGCCAGCTTAGGCATTTCTCCGAGCCAGTTAAGTGACCAGTTATCTAGTCGAAATATTATTATCTCGGGTGGCAGTATTATTATAGATAATGAACAAATTACCCTTGAACCCAGTGGTAACTTTGAAAATGTTGATGAAATAAAAAGAACGATTATTCAAATCCCTGGTAGCGATCGTCTACTTTATTTAAGTGACTTGGTCACTATCAAGCGCAGTTATGTTGATCCTGTGCAGAGTAAAGTTAGCTTATCTGGAGAGCAGGGCATATCGATTGCTATTGCGATGAGGCATGGCGGTAATAATATTTTACTGGGTCAACAGGTGAATGAGTTACTGGCTACATTGAATAAAAGTTACCCTATTGGCGTAAACTTTGAGGCAGTTTCTTTTCTACCTTTTGATGTAGAAAAGAAAGTTGATGATTTTTCTGGCAACTTAATTCAAGCCGTTATTGTTGTCACCTTGGTGATGTTATTTAGTTTAGGTTTTAGAACAGGCCTCATTGTTGCGGTACT
The DNA window shown above is from Colwellia psychrerythraea 34H and carries:
- a CDS encoding M28 family peptidase — its product is MKKRFTSVVSTLILASLSFNVVQAHAKSDNFSAEQLSHVIEIKKQALESDLAWDLVESLTTEVGPRMPGTPGDEAGVAWAVAKFKTMGFDKVWTEPATFPKWIRYSESASVVSPAPQALHITALGNSISTPKEGLEAQVIEFENLAELENAADNAAKGKIVFINYHMDRDRDGNGYGPAVKARSRGAVVAAQKGAVGYVMRSVSTATHRFAHTGGSHYKEGVTKIVSSAISNADADQLHRLVALGKPVTININVQAKSMGEGTSYNVIGEFTGSEFPKEHVLIGGHLDSWDLGTGALDDGAGIAITMAAAKFATLKGQPKRSIRVVLFAAEEFGLWGAKAYAKANEKTLSNIVAAAESDFGADKIWAFESNVHASSLPLVKEIAAMLKPLNVEYIANNAARNGPDLIPLRPFKVPAFALSQDGTDYFDYHHTADDTLDKVDPIKLRHNVASYAIFAYMAANAKTRIIGK
- a CDS encoding GNAT family N-acetyltransferase — encoded protein: MVVGYKISSQINDMDLSVIHSYLSQSYWAKNIPINTLETAIHNSLCFGVFTEDGNQVAFARMITDTATFAYLADVFVLEEHRGKGISKWLMQNIIEHPKLQGIRRMALATSDAHGLYQQFGFTSLSSPASFMELHQPDVYSRSS
- a CDS encoding TlpA family protein disulfide reductase; this translates as MLRSFAIQAIIFLVAFQLLSFLRETSMLATDTPLTEVVTATQGLDIDKVPTLMGDTVSLNSQGKTTILYFFAPWCQVCHASIGNLQALFQKNENIDVVAIAMDYTGTKEVMGFTSQHQLTFPIALGNEAIKHAFEISGYPSYYVLNEENVIIGKSMGYSSELGLYLRSL
- a CDS encoding M14 family metallopeptidase; this encodes MQITDNFDSGNIRVIDASDASNIQLEIKKDNQSDFYQWFHFKLQTDLSANGDRLEHVMHLNNAGKAAYVEGWEDYQAVASYDREHWFRVPTQYDGEKLTITLTPEYDSVYFAYFAPYSYERHQDLIHNAQMHLDCQLQVLGQTLDGRDMTLLKIGEEGEGKRKVWITARQHPGETMAEWFVEGMLDRLLDEDDGVARALLNKTVFYIVPNMNPDGSARGHLRTNAVGANLNREWLEPTMERSPEVFLVREKMLATGVDMFLDVHGDEALPVNFVAGCEGVVAYDARHKALEDKFKEIMIAITPEFQDDRGYDKDEPGKANTTVGTNWVGNQFKCLAYTIEMPFKDNDLLPDYSVGWSDERSSLLGRDFLTGVYHMVDDLR
- a CDS encoding alanine/glycine:cation symporter family protein: MQELVNSINGVIWSPALIYLCLGTGLFFTILTRFVQLRHFREMFRLLLSGKSSDQGISSFQALAVSLSGRVGTGNIAGVAAAIGFGGPGAVFWMWIVAFFGAATAYIESTNAQIYKEEEDGVYRGGPAYYIEKAMGQKWYAWIFAISTIVACGVLLPVVQSNGIGDALVNVFGNGGTVPSFLGDLPLTKVYAATLIVLILGFIIFGGVKRIANFTQIVVPFMALAYIIIACVIIALHIDILPDIFMSIITDAFTPMAGFGAAIGWGVKRGVYSNEAGQGTGPHAAAAAEVEHPAQQGLVQAFSVYIDTLFVCSATAFMILITKSYNVMPEGSSVFLVQNLAADVVISGPAFTQIAVDSVLTGFGKPFIAIALFFFAFTTVLAYYFIAENNVSYINRTIKVPALRFVLKLVMMAAVFYGTVAQPSAAWGMGDIGVGLMAWLNIIGIIIIFFMAKPAIKALKDYEAQQKAGVTKFTFDPKSLGIENADFWEERFAKENPEANKEANKDNAS
- a CDS encoding AraC family transcriptional regulator; its protein translation is MSQTTLSTIPRLIGQVLSIYDVAPEAIFSAANIDITSDAQTRVPMENMATLWKLAVEATHNNELGLVAASLFQPVYLKSIGLAWLASENLEEGLKRYIASSQLINTEMQIELTERDGIDGEETLIQYQRRLTSSNTIKVHPCAIELGIGFFLKMFRLAAGKNIPATGVYFTFAIEENNKVYEEYFQCPVYGNQAVNGIAFSKALLTETLPTHDVELVEMNEVVINKHLDSMDNGETSSKVIKMINDLLPLGCPTEEVIAYKLHMSKRTLQRKLSVEKQSFLALLTSVRLMLAKEKLANKRVSVTEITYQLGYSSPSTFARAFKKHTQLSPLEYRNQVSSYSSCS
- a CDS encoding DUF3313 domain-containing protein, encoding MLLKVQKRFSSVTTISLVTLLLSGCINITDQQHSGFLKNYEGFEDVYDPDYTKVYRSENFTIDMLADLKRVKLVPFEMWVTPSADAKFSPEELNELSQYFHQQMSARLSANNYEVVELMGPRTLIIQGAFSGVKFEDPELMPTDFVPFRMVMNAGNLAYLEIVDKQDVTTKVSVEIEFLKGIRRERVLAAISTKYVDTTIANSGEDNMTVVKELLDMWAAKFVDRLVEIRADKYAEA
- a CDS encoding efflux RND transporter periplasmic adaptor subunit, which translates into the protein MSFDQFIKPLVIAILATTLLSACEKTPQVEAEPELRPVRTLLVKTVDVSQALEFTAVVDAVNRADLAFKISGNLTHFVVKQGDKVNKGDVIAKLDDTDLKIYVAEAQAHFDTAMADLIRAKNLVKTNYISASEFDQIRTKAQSAKAQLASANNNLDYSTLRASFNGVIAKVYSKNYQEINAKEPIVRLHDLSEIQLIVNIPESIMIHLKKNAAQGVVSATFNSIEDHSFPLQFSEVATLADEHSKTYEVIFTMKALDGYVILPGMTALVRAQVALAQSENHVYPSFYLPSHTVLKDSQGNYVYVVNKHKVGVGIIVRKSVIIGNITSQGIEVFTNVAPSVTSGPNAGIVSGDHVITAGMSKVSAGSLVKFTQTSDLATTSSKKNSRDIL